A region from the Vicia villosa cultivar HV-30 ecotype Madison, WI linkage group LG3, Vvil1.0, whole genome shotgun sequence genome encodes:
- the LOC131658791 gene encoding uncharacterized protein LOC131658791: MAPPQYIINAHIFGETYDNEEVGFLFRNTEVKRFCLSRKANFSYFKGRLETKLAMGGVSQIFYQYRFLRGDNPVKFIQVEIKDDEDMQNMFANHEYSSYECIELYVTLLEVQTTQMVESQVIDALGDEQAEVDIVDEEEEAPEIEVDNLVNEESEDEPEVVVPRDQVHMPPVHMRNLNFDGDDEPSTDIFYDPYTQTDQRLKVGDRFRSKEACIMAIKRFHMANNVDFRVDRANVERYKIYCRNTDCGFRLHASYRKRSDSWVIGYISQDHTCVNTNVSQDHRKLSYDIICQEILPLVEKDPSLKVKTIISHIVATYNYTPSYRKAWLAKTKAIEVVYGNWEDSYKRLPHFLYALQIYAPGTVTILETLPAQSPDGTSLQGNVIFHRLFWAFRPCVQGFSYCKPILQIDGTWLYGKYKGTMLMAVAQDGNSNIFPVAFALVEGETAGEIVAANPDAGRWVDSLAREKWTRSYDNGKRWGHMTTNLVESMNGVFKGIRHLPITALVEATYYRMASLFAKRGERWNAEIFHSAGFLHPTLLDVEAIINDEPEPEMPSFVTRGKMIKNWITIDVPDWTHVSK; encoded by the exons ATGGCCCCTCCACAATACATTATCAACGCTCATATTTTTGGCGAGACCTATGACAACGAAGAAGTTGGTTTTCTGTTTAGAAACACTGAGGTTAAACGATTTTGTTTAAGCAGAAAAGCAAATTTCAGTTACTTCAAAGGGAGATTAGAGACGAAGCTTGCAATGGGTGGTGTATCCCAGATTTTTTACCAATATCGATTTCTTCGTGGAGACAACCCGGTCAAGTTTATCCAAGTTGAGATCAAAGACGATGAAGACATGCAGAATATGTTTGCCAATCATGAGTATTCTAGTTACGAATGCATAGAACTGTATGTTACTCTACTAGAAGTTCAAACCACACAAATGGTTGAGTCACAAGTCATTGATGCACTTGGAGACGAGCAAGCAGAGGTCGACAttgtagatgaagaagaagaagcaccggaAATAGAAGTTGATAACCTGGTAAACGAGGAAAGTGAAGATGAACCGGAAGTTGTTGTACCACGAGATCAAGTGCATATGCCTCCAGTGCACATGAGGAACCTGAATTTTGATGGGGATGACGAACCATCGACTGATATTTTCTATGATCCATACACCCAAACAGATCAACGGTTAAAAGTAGGAGACAGATTtcgttctaaggaggcatgtatcATGGCCATAAAAAGATTTCATATGGCAAACAATGTTGATTTTAGAGTTGATCGCGCCAATGTCGAAAGGTACAAAATTTACTGTAGAAACACTGattgtggattcaggttgcatgcatcatacaggaAGAGAAGTGACTCATGGGTTATAGGATATATTTCCCAAGATCACACATGTGTTAACACAAATGTTTCACAAGATCACCGTAAGCTCAGTTATGACATCATTTGTCAAGAAATCTTGCCTCTAGTTGAAAAAGATCCATCGTTAAAGGTGAAAACGATAATCTCTCATATCGTTGCAACGTACAACTACACTCCGTCTTATAGAAAGGCGTGGCTGGCGAAGACCAAGGCGATCGAAGTTGTGTATGGAAATTGGGAGGATTCGTATAAACGACTCCCACATTTCTTATATGCGCTTCAAATTTATGCTCCTGGGACTGTTACTATTTTAGAGACCCTTCCGGCGCAATCTCCAGACGGAACATCACTTCAAGGAAATGTGATATTCCACAGGCTCTTCTGGGCTTTCCGCCCATGTGTACAAGGATTTTCATATtgcaaaccaattcttcaaatagaTGGAACTTGGTTGTACGGAAAATATAAAGGCACCATGTTGATGGCTGTGGCTCAAGACGGAAATAGTAACATATTTCCTGTTGCTTTCGCTCTTGTGGAAGGAGAAACTGCTGgag AAATTGTAgcggcaaatccagatgcaggcagaTGGGTTGACAGTCTTGCTAGAGAGAAATGGACCAGATCATACGACAACGGGAAGCGATGGGGGCACATGACTACGAATCTTGTGGAGTCTATGAACGGGGTGTTTAAGGGCATTAGACACCTTCCGATTACTGCCTTGGTGGAagcaacatactataggatggCTTCTCTTTTCGCAAAAAGAGGTGAGCGTTGGAATGCA GAGAtattccatagtgctgggttcctACATCCGACTCTTCTAGATGTGGAGGCTATTATTAATGATGAACCAGAGCCAGAGATGCCAAGCTTTGTGACCCGTGGAAAGATGatcaagaactggatcaccattgatgtTCCTGATTGGACtcatgtttcaaagtaa